The following DNA comes from Frankia casuarinae.
TCCGCCGCTGGATGCCCGCCTGGCCCAGCTTGCCCGGCTGGCCGCCCAGTTCGGTGAGCCCGCCCAGTTCGGTGAGCCCGGGTAGTTCGGTGACCCGGGTAGTTCGGTGACCCGGGTAGAAAGCAGGCCGGATCATGCGGATCCTCGACGTGCTTCTCGGCCGGACCCGGCCCGTCCCGCCGGACCTCGACCGGCTGTTCACGCTCCCAGCCGCCGCCGTCATCCTGCAGGCCGCCAGCTCATGGCGACCGACCGGGGTCGGAGCGGTCTGTGTCAAACCCGCGTCAGGCGGCGCGTTCACCGGGGTAGCGCAGGAGATCGACCGGCTGCTGAGCATGGACGGCGGCCGGTACGAGCGGCGCACGGACAGCTTCGGGTACAGCTGGCTGCTGCGACGGACCGGCGAGCAGGACCTCGCTGGCCTGGTCACCGACCTGCACGCGGCGAATGCCACGGTGCGCGACGCCGGCTTCGGCCCGGCACTGCTGTGCACCGTCGTCGGGTTCACCGACGGCAGCAGGCCGATGGGGCTGATCTACCTCTACAAACGCGGCACCTGGTACCCGTTCGTGCCGGCCGGTGACCAGCGTCGGGACAATCCGGCCGAGCTGGAGGTACGGGAGATGCTGGCGGGTGAGCTCCCGATCGAACCGGACCTGTCCCGTTGGTTTCCCCTGTGGGGAGCGCCCGGCATCGACGCGCCGGGTCGCGACCCCGACACGCACGGGTGACCTCGTCGGCTTTTCGTCCGGTCAGGATCGGTGCGCATAGGCTGCCTGCGCGTGTTCAAAGCGGTGCTCGGTGGTGTGGGCGGTGTCGGCGGCGGCGGCGGCCGTGGCCAGGACGAGCGCGGCGAGGGCAACGGCCAGGGCGGGGCGTGGTTTGGGAGGCGGGTCCAGCAGCGCCCGCGCCCGGTGGGTGAGGTCGGTGTGCACGGCGCCGAGTGCCGAGGTCGGAGTGGTCGGCATGCCGGTGCGGGCGAGGCCGGCGCGGGCCAAGGCCCGGGCGACCACAGCGCGATCTTCGGTGACAGCGGCGGCGTCTTCGTCGGCCCAGCGTTCGACGGCGAGGCGCACGGCGGCGGCGGGTGTCCGCAGCAGCGGGTTGGCGGCGGCGGCGAGGTCGGCGAGCTGGGTGTAGGCGTGGTGGCGGTGATGCAGGTGGGAGCGTTCATGGGCGAGTAGCACGCGGCGTTCGTCGGCGGGCAGCGCGCGCAGCATGGCGGTGGACACCACGATCCGGCCGGTCAGTCCGGGCAGCGTGTAGGCGTCGGGGTGGTCGTCCTCGACGATGACGAGGCCGGTAGGCGACGGTCCGAGCCGCCGGCAGGTGAGTTCCGCGGCGGCGAGGTCCTGGCCGAGGGCGGCGGCGCGCCGGGCGGCGGCGGCGAGCAGCCCGACGACGACGGCGGCCGGCACCAGCCCGGCCGCGGCGGGTAGCGGGTCGTGGCCGCGGATCATGGTGGCCGACCAGTGCCCGACCGCGGTGAGCAGGGGCAGCTGGGCGAGCAGGGTGAAGGCGGCGACGGCCAGGACGAATCCGGTGGCCAACGCGGTGACCAGACAGGCCAGGGTCAGCAGCCGGGTGGCGGCGGCGGGCGGCAACCGCCGGCCGAGCCAGCCGCCGCTGACGGCCAGCAGCAGGTTCGTGGCCAACGGGATCAGCGCGACGGCCGTCATAGCCCCTGCCCGCCGTCCGTCTCTGACCGCGGGTGGTGGCTGGCGAGGATGTCGGCGAGGAGTTGTTCGTCTTCGGGACGCAGATCCGCGACGAAGCGGGCCAGGGCTTCAGCCCGGTTGGCGCCAGCGCCGAGCAGGCGG
Coding sequences within:
- a CDS encoding PspA-associated protein PspAB — translated: MRILDVLLGRTRPVPPDLDRLFTLPAAAVILQAASSWRPTGVGAVCVKPASGGAFTGVAQEIDRLLSMDGGRYERRTDSFGYSWLLRRTGEQDLAGLVTDLHAANATVRDAGFGPALLCTVVGFTDGSRPMGLIYLYKRGTWYPFVPAGDQRRDNPAELEVREMLAGELPIEPDLSRWFPLWGAPGIDAPGRDPDTHG
- a CDS encoding M56 family metallopeptidase, coding for MTAVALIPLATNLLLAVSGGWLGRRLPPAAATRLLTLACLVTALATGFVLAVAAFTLLAQLPLLTAVGHWSATMIRGHDPLPAAAGLVPAAVVVGLLAAAARRAAALGQDLAAAELTCRRLGPSPTGLVIVEDDHPDAYTLPGLTGRIVVSTAMLRALPADERRVLLAHERSHLHHRHHAYTQLADLAAAANPLLRTPAAAVRLAVERWADEDAAAVTEDRAVVARALARAGLARTGMPTTPTSALGAVHTDLTHRARALLDPPPKPRPALAVALAALVLATAAAAADTAHTTEHRFEHAQAAYAHRS